The uncultured Cohaesibacter sp. genome window below encodes:
- the purD gene encoding phosphoribosylamine--glycine ligase, producing the protein MTDRLNVLLIGSGGREHALAYRLKASPRLGALYVAPGNAGILTLAQKADISESDHDAVIAFCQDKAIDFVIVGPEAPLVDGLVDSLTDAGILTFGPSKEAAQLEGSKGYTKDLCAEFDIPTAAYARFGDCPSALAYLKDHPAPIVVKADGLAAGKGVTVAMSNAEAEAAIRECFDGAFGDAGAEVVIEAFLQGEEASLFALCDGKTALHLASAQDHKPVGEGDTGPNTGGMGAYSPAPVMTDALTEEVMEKIVRPTINGMASRGAPFTGILFVGLMITEKGPELIEYNVRFGDPECQTLMMRLESDLLELLLAAAKGELEGVDAKWSDDVVMNVVLASKGYPGSYEKGTVIEDLSAAEAIEGVTVFHAGTAKKDGKLLATGGRVLNVCARGKTVTEAQSLAYKAVDAVRWDNGFCRRDIGWRAVAREQKA; encoded by the coding sequence ATGACCGATCGCCTCAACGTCCTTCTCATCGGCTCTGGCGGGCGCGAGCATGCGCTGGCCTATCGTCTGAAAGCCTCTCCCCGTCTTGGCGCACTCTATGTGGCACCGGGCAACGCCGGGATCCTGACACTGGCGCAAAAGGCCGACATCAGCGAGAGCGATCACGATGCGGTCATCGCCTTTTGCCAGGACAAAGCCATCGACTTTGTGATTGTCGGCCCGGAAGCACCGCTGGTGGATGGTCTGGTCGACAGCCTCACGGACGCAGGCATCCTGACCTTCGGCCCTTCGAAAGAGGCCGCCCAGCTAGAAGGTTCCAAGGGCTATACCAAGGATCTGTGTGCCGAATTCGACATCCCGACAGCAGCCTATGCGCGCTTTGGCGATTGCCCCTCGGCGCTGGCCTATCTGAAGGATCATCCGGCTCCGATCGTTGTCAAGGCCGATGGCCTTGCTGCCGGCAAGGGCGTGACCGTGGCCATGAGCAACGCTGAAGCGGAAGCTGCCATCAGGGAATGTTTCGACGGCGCGTTTGGCGATGCCGGAGCGGAAGTGGTGATCGAAGCTTTCCTGCAGGGTGAGGAAGCCAGCCTGTTTGCGCTGTGCGATGGCAAGACCGCTCTGCATCTGGCTTCGGCACAGGATCACAAGCCGGTTGGCGAAGGCGATACCGGCCCAAACACCGGCGGCATGGGTGCCTACAGCCCGGCTCCGGTGATGACCGATGCCCTCACGGAAGAGGTCATGGAGAAGATTGTTCGTCCGACCATAAACGGCATGGCCAGCCGCGGCGCCCCATTCACCGGCATTCTGTTCGTTGGCCTGATGATCACCGAAAAAGGGCCAGAGCTGATCGAATATAACGTCCGCTTCGGTGATCCGGAGTGCCAGACCCTCATGATGCGCCTTGAAAGCGACCTGCTCGAACTGCTGCTTGCTGCAGCCAAGGGCGAGCTGGAAGGCGTCGACGCCAAGTGGTCTGACGATGTGGTGATGAATGTGGTGCTCGCCTCCAAGGGTTACCCCGGCTCCTATGAGAAGGGCACCGTGATTGAGGACCTCTCCGCCGCCGAAGCCATCGAAGGCGTCACGGTTTTCCACGCTGGCACGGCCAAGAAAGACGGCAAACTGTTGGCGACCGGCGGTCGTGTGCTCAACGTCTGTGCCCGCGGCAAGACCGTGACGGAAGCCCAGAGCCTTGCCTACAAGGCGGTCGATGCCGTGCGCTGGGACAATGGCTTCTGCCGTCGCGACATTGGCTGGCGAGCTGTGGCCCGCGAGCAGAAAGCCTGA
- a CDS encoding FecR family protein — MKTLFAICVALFLSLGAVVQAQETSNPASDAWEVQKLSGVAHVSVAGTEPVAVQNGQVLLAGQTLTTGPRTRLMLSNGKQHIQVSSNTTLSLPPEAETKPDMTVVRQTRGTITLSIDKQQSPHFKVETPYLVAVVKGTEFTVSLDDEWAKVRVHEGVVEVKNQVEDEAFDVKAGEAVTMNVASLSSGMAVLSDKGLFKGGNDTSQAGSARLTFSARGEDSPEEMETVRQRQDRERWRASPIGRVGLTISDGLAIVVGYLGEIINTSIGWVTGLVIAAMSPFIDLNAQFAGINYWVRVALVGVVAGLILGLGSLYLVFFRRR; from the coding sequence TTGAAAACTCTGTTCGCAATTTGTGTTGCGCTTTTCCTGTCTCTTGGCGCAGTTGTCCAGGCGCAGGAAACCTCCAATCCCGCCTCGGATGCTTGGGAAGTCCAGAAATTGAGCGGCGTTGCCCATGTCTCGGTGGCTGGAACTGAGCCTGTGGCGGTTCAGAACGGGCAGGTTCTGCTTGCTGGCCAGACGCTGACGACAGGCCCACGTACTCGATTGATGCTGTCAAACGGCAAGCAGCATATCCAGGTCAGCTCAAATACGACACTCAGTCTGCCCCCCGAGGCCGAAACAAAGCCCGACATGACGGTTGTCCGTCAAACGCGGGGCACCATCACGCTTTCGATCGACAAGCAGCAGAGCCCGCACTTCAAGGTGGAAACACCCTATCTGGTTGCCGTTGTCAAAGGCACCGAGTTTACGGTTTCACTTGATGACGAATGGGCCAAGGTGCGTGTGCATGAAGGTGTCGTTGAGGTGAAGAACCAGGTGGAGGACGAGGCTTTTGACGTGAAGGCCGGGGAAGCCGTGACCATGAATGTGGCAAGCCTTTCTTCCGGCATGGCGGTGTTGTCCGACAAGGGGTTGTTCAAGGGAGGCAATGATACCTCTCAGGCAGGCAGTGCACGATTGACCTTCAGTGCGCGTGGCGAGGACAGCCCCGAAGAAATGGAGACCGTGAGGCAACGACAGGATCGGGAGCGCTGGCGTGCCAGTCCGATTGGTCGGGTCGGTTTGACGATCTCTGACGGTCTGGCGATTGTTGTCGGCTATCTGGGGGAGATCATCAACACCTCCATTGGCTGGGTCACTGGACTTGTTATTGCCGCCATGTCGCCGTTCATCGATCTGAATGCGCAATTTGCCGGGATCAACTATTGGGTTCGCGTGGCGCTCGTGGGTGTTGTTGCCGGATTGATCCTTGGGCTGGGGTCCCTGTATCTCGTATTCTTCCGCCGCCGCTAG
- a CDS encoding TlyA family RNA methyltransferase: MAKLRLDQALVERGLCASRARARDVIKRGFALVDGQPAAKASQMVGPETALAITDPAAGYVSRAALKLIGGLDHFGFDPTGRVAVDIGASTGGFCQVLLERGASEVYGIDVGHDQMHPSLLANPSLHSLEGVNARHLDRNHVPVPFSALVSDVSFISLKLALPAALSMAEEGSFAVLLVKPQFEVGKDGIGKGGLVRDAAEGERAAQAIANWLDGNEDAATAGWAVRDLIPSPILGGDGNKEYLLGAVKAG; this comes from the coding sequence ATGGCCAAACTGCGCCTTGATCAGGCACTGGTAGAGCGCGGCCTTTGCGCCAGCCGGGCGCGGGCGCGGGATGTGATCAAACGCGGCTTTGCGCTGGTGGATGGCCAGCCTGCGGCCAAGGCAAGCCAGATGGTCGGGCCTGAGACAGCCCTTGCCATCACCGATCCGGCGGCGGGTTATGTTTCGCGCGCGGCTCTCAAGCTGATTGGCGGCCTTGACCATTTCGGTTTTGATCCGACGGGACGGGTCGCCGTCGACATAGGCGCATCGACGGGAGGCTTCTGTCAGGTGTTGCTGGAGCGCGGAGCGAGCGAGGTCTATGGCATCGATGTCGGCCACGACCAGATGCATCCGAGTCTGCTGGCCAACCCGTCCCTTCATTCGCTGGAAGGCGTGAATGCCCGGCATCTGGACAGGAACCATGTGCCAGTGCCGTTTAGCGCTCTGGTCAGCGATGTTTCCTTCATTTCGCTCAAGCTGGCCCTGCCAGCGGCCCTTTCCATGGCCGAGGAAGGCAGCTTTGCAGTGCTGCTGGTCAAGCCTCAGTTCGAAGTGGGCAAGGACGGTATCGGCAAGGGCGGGCTGGTGCGGGATGCTGCCGAAGGCGAACGGGCAGCCCAGGCCATCGCCAACTGGCTTGATGGCAACGAGGATGCTGCCACGGCAGGCTGGGCCGTTCGGGATCTGATCCCCTCGCCCATCCTCGGTGGGGATGGCAACAAGGAATATCTGCTCGGTGCGGTCAAGGCAGGCTGA
- a CDS encoding Lrp/AsnC family transcriptional regulator has product MTLEKLDKRDRQILNLLQDNGRLSNAELAEKVNLSPSACLRRVKQLEDSGLVEGYHMQLDMKACGMSGAAFVFVTLDGQGRDSLARFERAIKEINEIQDCYLLAGQYDYLLRVIYRNAADLERIHHDILTNLPGVVRVNSTLTLRAVKHTGKLEV; this is encoded by the coding sequence ATGACACTCGAAAAACTCGACAAAAGAGACCGTCAAATCCTCAATCTGCTGCAGGACAACGGACGGCTGAGCAACGCGGAACTGGCAGAGAAGGTGAACCTTTCTCCTTCGGCCTGCCTCAGGCGCGTCAAGCAGCTCGAAGACAGCGGGCTGGTGGAAGGTTATCACATGCAGCTGGACATGAAGGCCTGCGGCATGTCGGGGGCAGCCTTCGTGTTCGTGACGCTTGATGGACAGGGACGGGATTCCCTTGCGCGTTTCGAGCGAGCGATCAAGGAAATCAACGAGATACAGGATTGTTATCTGCTCGCCGGACAGTATGACTATCTGTTGCGGGTCATCTATCGCAATGCGGCCGATCTGGAACGCATCCACCACGACATCCTGACCAATCTGCCCGGCGTCGTTCGGGTCAATTCCACCCTGACGCTGAGAGCGGTCAAGCACACCGGCAAGCTCGAAGTCTGA
- a CDS encoding LysE family translocator, which yields MFEHFPFLTIILALTALTMAPGMDSVLVLRNAARGGFADGFTTSFGICSGLFVHATISALGLSMILLQSAYLFMVLKFAGALFIIYLASQSLLAAWRGHGLVIAQEGGRPVTLLTAYREGILSNVLNPKPILFYMMFLPQFIDPTQSALWQSLMVAAIHFLLGMIWQGGLALMVHKARRYLARPLVARSLNGATGLLLLVFGIKLALTHR from the coding sequence GGCGCTGACAATGGCTCCGGGAATGGATTCGGTGCTGGTACTGCGCAATGCGGCACGCGGCGGATTTGCCGATGGTTTTACCACCAGCTTCGGCATCTGTTCGGGGCTGTTTGTCCACGCAACGATTTCCGCGCTCGGGCTTTCCATGATCCTGCTGCAGTCAGCCTATCTGTTCATGGTGCTCAAATTCGCCGGAGCGCTGTTCATCATCTATCTGGCAAGCCAGTCCCTTCTGGCGGCATGGCGTGGTCATGGGCTGGTGATCGCACAGGAAGGCGGCCGCCCGGTGACCCTGCTTACCGCCTATCGCGAGGGCATCCTGTCCAATGTGCTCAACCCCAAGCCAATTCTCTTCTACATGATGTTTCTGCCGCAGTTCATCGACCCGACCCAATCGGCACTCTGGCAATCGCTGATGGTGGCTGCGATCCATTTCTTGCTGGGCATGATCTGGCAGGGTGGTCTTGCGCTGATGGTCCACAAGGCGCGTCGCTATCTTGCGCGCCCGCTCGTGGCGCGCAGCCTCAATGGCGCCACCGGATTGCTGCTGCTGGTTTTTGGCATCAAGCTGGCCCTCACCCATCGCTGA
- a CDS encoding class I SAM-dependent RNA methyltransferase: MSKVTDPVEITIDELGGKGDGIAYHSGGSLYVPYALAGERVRVTPMGERGDLEDVITASPQRAEPICPLFMTCGGCSMQHMDADLYGAWKTSLVRDALTSRGFDDVPIHPLIATQPGGRRRAVLTARLIGRRLLFGYHEARSNRVVDVDRCPLLVPALNALLPRLADFLPLFLTKKNEARITMLATSSGVDLSLDDVKNMRDGQDYLKAVEMAETLDLARLTANGDILLERRPPLLSMGGAEVSPPPGAFVQAEESAELAMAKMVIDSVGDAKRVIDLFCGSGTFALRLARKAQVWALESEDAAIKSLEKAWRFGNQLKGIKMERRDLFRRPLLAAEMKKFDALVFDPPRAGAKAQCEEIAKTRIPVVVAVSCNPGTLARDLRILVDGGYKIASVTPVDQFLYSPHVECVATLTR, from the coding sequence ATGAGCAAGGTGACAGATCCTGTTGAAATCACGATAGACGAACTTGGCGGCAAAGGAGACGGGATCGCCTACCACAGCGGCGGCAGCCTTTACGTCCCCTATGCCCTTGCAGGGGAGCGCGTTCGGGTCACTCCCATGGGTGAACGAGGCGATCTGGAAGATGTCATCACGGCCTCTCCGCAACGGGCCGAACCGATATGTCCACTGTTCATGACCTGTGGCGGCTGTTCCATGCAGCATATGGATGCCGACCTTTATGGCGCATGGAAAACGTCACTGGTGCGCGACGCCCTTACCTCGCGTGGGTTCGATGATGTGCCCATCCATCCATTGATCGCGACACAGCCGGGCGGACGGCGGCGGGCTGTACTGACGGCGCGGCTCATCGGGCGGCGGCTGTTGTTCGGCTATCATGAAGCACGTTCCAACCGGGTTGTCGATGTGGATCGCTGCCCGCTGCTGGTCCCTGCCCTCAATGCGCTGCTGCCCAGGCTGGCCGATTTCCTGCCCCTGTTCCTGACCAAGAAGAACGAGGCCCGCATCACCATGCTGGCTACCAGCTCAGGGGTCGACCTCAGCCTTGACGATGTCAAGAACATGCGCGACGGGCAGGATTATCTCAAGGCCGTTGAGATGGCCGAAACGCTTGATCTGGCGCGGCTCACGGCCAATGGCGACATCCTGCTCGAGCGCCGTCCGCCACTTCTTTCCATGGGCGGAGCCGAAGTCAGCCCTCCACCGGGCGCCTTTGTGCAGGCCGAAGAAAGCGCCGAACTGGCCATGGCCAAGATGGTGATCGATAGCGTCGGCGACGCAAAGCGGGTCATCGACCTGTTCTGCGGCTCCGGCACCTTTGCCCTCAGGCTTGCCAGAAAGGCTCAGGTCTGGGCTCTGGAGAGCGAGGACGCTGCGATCAAGTCGCTGGAGAAGGCCTGGCGCTTTGGCAATCAGCTCAAGGGCATCAAGATGGAACGACGCGATCTTTTCCGCCGTCCGTTGCTTGCCGCCGAGATGAAGAAATTCGACGCACTGGTGTTCGACCCGCCGCGCGCAGGTGCCAAGGCACAGTGCGAGGAAATCGCCAAGACCCGCATTCCGGTGGTTGTTGCGGTTTCGTGCAATCCCGGCACACTGGCGCGTGATCTGCGCATTTTGGTCGATGGAGGCTACAAGATTGCCTCTGTCACGCCGGTGGACCAGTTTCTCTATTCGCCACATGTCGAGTGCGTGGCAACGCTCACCCGCTGA
- a CDS encoding SCO family protein — MKALFRLVSWLLTLVVAIGLGFLIFSWYSNELMVQKTQQGQTAVQIGGDFSLTDHTGKPVTYADFADKPMAIYFGYTFCPDVCPTTLSEMTLWVEELGEDASKMNFVFITVDPERDTQEAMGDYVNAFFDQLIGLRGTREQTDAVISAYKVYAKKVEDESDDGDYVMDHTASVFLMKKGGEFSGTISYGEDHDSAVKKLRNLIASAQ, encoded by the coding sequence ATGAAAGCACTCTTCCGCCTCGTCTCCTGGCTCCTCACACTTGTCGTCGCCATCGGACTGGGGTTTCTGATCTTTTCCTGGTACAGCAACGAGTTGATGGTTCAGAAGACCCAGCAGGGCCAGACCGCAGTCCAGATCGGTGGCGATTTCTCCCTCACCGATCACACCGGCAAACCGGTTACCTATGCCGACTTTGCCGACAAGCCCATGGCGATCTATTTCGGCTATACCTTCTGTCCGGACGTCTGCCCGACGACCCTTAGCGAAATGACCCTGTGGGTGGAGGAGTTGGGGGAAGACGCCAGTAAGATGAATTTCGTCTTCATCACGGTCGACCCCGAACGCGACACGCAGGAAGCCATGGGAGATTATGTAAATGCCTTCTTTGATCAGCTCATCGGCCTCAGGGGCACTCGTGAACAGACCGATGCCGTGATCAGCGCCTACAAGGTCTACGCCAAGAAAGTGGAAGATGAAAGCGACGATGGCGACTATGTCATGGATCACACAGCGTCGGTGTTTCTGATGAAAAAGGGCGGCGAATTCTCCGGCACCATCTCCTATGGCGAGGATCATGACAGTGCCGTCAAGAAACTGCGCAACCTCATTGCCAGTGCCCAATAG
- the ubiA gene encoding 4-hydroxybenzoate octaprenyltransferase, which yields MKDQATLGEGRVADAVRGHWADTLLPFWFRPYARLSRLERPIGWWLLLWPCLWSMTLAVSTAGSGLIPSVEQILFYGAAFWLGAVAMRGAGCTYNDLVDQNIDEKVERTRSRPLPSHQVSRRNAWGWLIAQLLIGLFVLLQFNSYTIWLGFASLSVVAIYPFMKRITHWPQLVLGLAFSWGALVGWTAITGQLALAPVMMYLGAIVWTIGYDTIYAHQDKEDDVMIGVKSTALLFAENTREWLILFYAVMVLCMAICFVISGVSWPAFVGLAIAAAHMGWQIWTLEIGNAGQCLALFRSNTQIGWIIFAGLLISVWA from the coding sequence ATGAAAGATCAGGCGACACTGGGAGAGGGGCGCGTTGCTGATGCTGTGCGCGGCCATTGGGCAGATACGCTTCTGCCTTTCTGGTTCCGGCCCTATGCCCGCCTGTCCCGGCTGGAGCGCCCGATTGGCTGGTGGCTGCTGCTGTGGCCCTGTCTGTGGTCGATGACGTTGGCGGTATCCACCGCTGGCTCCGGGCTCATTCCCTCGGTCGAGCAGATCCTCTTTTACGGTGCGGCCTTCTGGCTTGGCGCTGTCGCCATGCGCGGGGCGGGCTGCACCTACAACGATCTGGTTGATCAGAATATCGATGAAAAGGTCGAGCGTACCCGTTCCCGTCCGCTGCCGAGTCATCAGGTGTCCCGCCGTAACGCATGGGGCTGGCTCATCGCCCAGCTGCTTATCGGTCTCTTTGTTCTGTTGCAGTTCAACAGCTACACGATCTGGCTTGGCTTTGCCTCGCTCAGTGTCGTTGCGATCTATCCCTTCATGAAGCGGATCACCCACTGGCCGCAGCTGGTGCTCGGACTTGCCTTCTCCTGGGGGGCTCTGGTCGGCTGGACGGCGATCACCGGCCAACTGGCGCTGGCTCCGGTGATGATGTATCTGGGTGCCATCGTCTGGACCATCGGATACGACACCATCTATGCCCATCAGGACAAGGAAGATGATGTCATGATCGGGGTCAAGTCTACCGCACTGCTGTTCGCCGAGAACACCCGCGAATGGCTGATCCTCTTCTATGCGGTCATGGTGCTGTGCATGGCCATCTGCTTTGTCATCTCCGGTGTATCATGGCCCGCCTTTGTCGGCCTAGCCATTGCCGCCGCTCATATGGGCTGGCAGATCTGGACCCTTGAGATCGGCAACGCAGGCCAGTGCCTTGCGCTCTTCCGCTCGAACACCCAGATCGGCTGGATCATTTTCGCCGGGCTGCTGATCAGCGTCTGGGCCTAG
- a CDS encoding SRPBCC domain-containing protein, whose protein sequence is MYKPIVKVIEVPTDALTAYRLFTMEMGSWWPLDTRSISIHSSGIPAKALETDPVAGGAIIEIASDDTRHVWGNFTDCDEPNSVALDFHMGQPMDQATHLVVSFFETRPQQTMVKLVHGGWDCYGPIAPMMRDGYDKGWDEIFSFHFARACEKARFLRRA, encoded by the coding sequence ATGTATAAACCGATCGTCAAAGTGATAGAGGTGCCAACCGATGCACTCACGGCCTATCGTCTGTTCACGATGGAGATGGGAAGCTGGTGGCCGCTTGATACGCGATCCATTTCGATTCACAGCTCCGGAATTCCTGCCAAGGCGCTCGAAACCGATCCTGTTGCCGGCGGTGCCATCATTGAAATCGCGTCCGACGACACACGCCATGTCTGGGGCAATTTCACCGACTGCGATGAACCGAACTCGGTCGCGCTGGATTTTCACATGGGGCAGCCAATGGATCAGGCGACCCATCTGGTCGTCAGCTTCTTTGAAACCCGCCCCCAGCAGACCATGGTCAAGCTGGTGCATGGCGGATGGGACTGTTATGGCCCGATCGCACCCATGATGCGTGATGGCTATGACAAGGGCTGGGACGAGATCTTTTCATTTCACTTTGCCCGGGCATGCGAGAAAGCCCGGTTTTTGCGCCGCGCCTGA
- the ald gene encoding alanine dehydrogenase: MLIGCPKEIKDHEDRVGLVPSSVQELVACGHEVMIETGAGAGIGCADEDYVAAGASIVATPDEIFAKAEMVVKVKEPLAVERAKLRPGQLLFTYLHLAPDPAQTADLVKSGATCIAYETVTSPTGALPLLFPMSEVAGRLAPQVGAQALENTGGGMGVLLGGVPGVDPAEVVIIGAGVSGTNAARVALGMGASVTMVDSNTNALRAAVDRFGTAIKTVYSNKGNIARLVAKADLVIGTVLIPGAETPKLVTAEMIKTMRPGSAVVDVAIDQGGCFETSKATTHSDPTYVVDGVVHYCVANMPGCVARTSTFALNNATLPFALALANKGWEQACKDDKYLRAGLNVHDGKVTYEAVAKALGYDYVSAESILGL, encoded by the coding sequence ATGCTTATCGGATGCCCAAAAGAGATCAAGGACCACGAAGACCGCGTCGGTCTTGTCCCTTCTTCTGTTCAGGAACTGGTCGCCTGCGGCCATGAAGTCATGATTGAAACCGGCGCTGGCGCCGGTATTGGCTGTGCTGACGAAGACTATGTCGCAGCAGGTGCCTCGATCGTCGCAACCCCGGACGAAATCTTCGCCAAGGCCGAAATGGTCGTCAAGGTGAAGGAACCGCTTGCTGTCGAGCGCGCCAAACTGCGCCCCGGCCAGCTTCTCTTCACCTATCTGCATCTGGCTCCGGATCCGGCCCAGACAGCAGACCTCGTCAAATCCGGCGCAACCTGCATCGCCTATGAAACCGTGACATCCCCGACCGGCGCTCTGCCGCTGCTGTTCCCGATGTCCGAAGTGGCTGGCCGTCTGGCTCCGCAGGTCGGCGCGCAGGCTCTGGAAAACACTGGTGGTGGCATGGGCGTTCTGCTCGGCGGCGTACCGGGTGTTGATCCGGCTGAAGTTGTCATCATCGGCGCTGGCGTGTCCGGCACCAATGCAGCCCGCGTGGCTCTTGGCATGGGCGCCAGCGTTACCATGGTCGACAGCAACACCAACGCCCTGCGTGCTGCGGTTGACCGTTTCGGTACGGCTATCAAGACTGTCTACTCCAACAAGGGCAACATCGCCCGCCTCGTCGCCAAGGCAGATCTGGTCATCGGCACTGTGCTGATCCCGGGTGCGGAAACCCCGAAGCTGGTGACCGCAGAAATGATCAAGACCATGCGTCCGGGCTCTGCTGTTGTTGACGTGGCCATTGACCAGGGCGGCTGCTTTGAAACCTCGAAGGCAACCACTCACTCAGACCCGACCTATGTGGTCGACGGCGTCGTTCACTATTGCGTGGCCAACATGCCGGGCTGCGTTGCACGCACCTCGACTTTCGCGCTCAACAACGCCACTCTGCCGTTCGCTCTGGCTCTGGCCAACAAGGGCTGGGAACAGGCCTGCAAGGATGACAAATATCTGCGCGCCGGTCTCAATGTCCATGATGGCAAGGTGACCTATGAAGCCGTCGCCAAGGCGCTTGGCTATGACTATGTGTCGGCCGAAAGCATTCTGGGCCTCTGA